From a region of the Lactuca sativa cultivar Salinas chromosome 4, Lsat_Salinas_v11, whole genome shotgun sequence genome:
- the LOC111921511 gene encoding 26S proteasome non-ATPase regulatory subunit 6 homolog, producing the protein MEGTEGTQQPHLVLANKLFLLTHSDVDDIEKVRLRDEVMSTVVADDMAPLYETLAASSVLELDQKVLDSMRAKIAEELKKLDEKIADAEENLGESEVREAHLAKSLFYIRIGDKEKALEQLKVTEGKTVAVGQRMDLVFYTLQMGFFYMDFDLISRSIDKAKNLFEEGGDWERKNRLKVYEGLYCMSTRNFKKAADLFLDSISTFTTYELFPYDTFIFYTVLASIISLDRVSLKQKVVDAPEILTVIGKIPFLSEFMNSLYECQYKSFFSAFAGITEHIKLDRYLHPHFRFYMREIRTVVYSQFLESYKSVTIEAMAKAFGVTVDFIDLELSRFIAAGKLHCKIDKVAGVLETNRPDAKNALYQATIKQGDFLLNRIQKLSRVIDL; encoded by the exons ATGGAAGGTACAGAAGGCACACAGCAACCTCACCTAGTTCTAGCTAACAAGCTATTCCTTCTTACTCATTCCGATGTCGATGACATTGAAAAAGTTCGCCTTCGTGACGAGGTCATGTCCACTGTCGTGGCCGACG ACATGGCGCCGTTGTACGAAACCCTAGCCGCGAGTTCGGTGCTGGAACTCGACCAGAAGGTCTTGGATTCCATGCGTGCTAAGATTGCCGAAGAGCTCAAGAAGCTCGATGAAAA AATTGCGGATGCTGAAGAAAATTTAGGAGAAAGTGAAGTTAGAGAAGCTCATTTGGCAAAATCTTTGTTCTACATCCGGATTGGTGACAAG GAGAAAGCACTAGAACAACTGAAGGTGACAGAAGGCAAAACAGTTGCTGTAGGGCAAAGAATGGACTTGGTATTTTACACTCTACAAATGGGTTTCTTCTACATGGATTTTGATCTTATATCAAGAAGCATCGATAAGGCAAAGAA CTTGTTTGAGGAAGGAGGTGATTGGGAAAGGAAGAACAGACTGAAAGTGTATGAAGGGTTGTACTGCATGTCCACTCGCAACTTCAAGAAAGCAGCTGATCTTTTCCTTGATTCCATATCAACTTTCACTACTTATGAACTTTTCCCATATGACACCTTCATATTCTACACTGTTTTAGCCAGTATTATTTCATTGGATCGGGTTTCCCTTAAGCAAaag GTTGTGGATGCACCAGAGATTCTGACAGTGATTGGAAAGATTCCATTTTTATCAGAATTTATGAACTCTCTGTACGAGTGTCAATACAAATCTTTCTTCTCTGCTTTTG CTGGGATCACTGAGCATATTAAGTTGGATCGTTATTTGCATCCGCATTTCCGTTTTTACATGAGAGAGATCAGGACAGTTGTCTATTCTCAGTTCCTGGAATCTTACAAGAGTGTCACCATTGAAGCCATGGCAAAGGCGTTTGGTGTCACAGTTGATTTCATTGATCT GGAGCTGTCACGATTCATTGCAGCGGGAAAGCTTCATTGCAAGATTGACAAAGTAGCAGGAGTACTGGAAACCAACCGACCGGATGCAAAGAATGCTCTTTATCAAGCGACCATTAAGCAAGGGGATTTCTTGCTCAATCGCATTCAGAAGCTCTCTCGTGTTATTGATCTTTAA